The following are encoded in a window of Candida dubliniensis CD36 chromosome 4, complete sequence genomic DNA:
- a CDS encoding DNA damage-responsive transcriptional repressor, putative (Similar to S. cerevisiae RPH1), whose translation MQSVYPNHTSLHIEPSYYDNGVPVFKPTMHEFRDFYNFNKAINKYGMESGIVKVIPPTQWVSRVQKCYTESNLGQVSIQNPIVQSINTNAPGIYQSQNIERYKKYSIFQWREMAKTRQPPRRKQRSDKPEVGHGHAKRIPFYNINTSEYTDERCKELETNYWRSLSYSEPMYGADTMGTVFDKSITVWNVAHLPNLLDLMEEKLPGVNQAYLYAGLWKASFAWHLEDQDLYSINYLHFGAPKQWYSIPQSQHKEFYALMVDLFRDEFKQCREFLRHKTFMVSPAYLEKHGIKVNHTIHREGEFMITYPYGYHAGFNYDYNLAESVNFALDDWFEFGKRTKKCECINDSVGINVKHLWEKYYGTKYETAKEEEEGRGNRFSSDSDGSIEVVKVEKIQRKCRKRKQDHVDPANTRRPHKQPEIIPRECELCPNTLQQTKYSHSSLFELLEADVNGATPRTARRVHKICASMFPHQLKCNCKTNTVHGLDNITKNQKKLRCGVCRQSNMGACFQCSYEKCTRAFHGTCGLVDGVQYDFNSGEAFCKFHCQSSTSLEFRVGMYVQFLFNHRVYFGQLVSLGEGDVEIEVYPSAKDIIEIPMTSIINVV comes from the coding sequence ATGCAATCAGTGTATCCCAATCACACAAGTCTACATATAGAGCCCAGCTACTACGACAATGGGGTTCCAGTGTTCAAACCGACCATGCACGAGTTTCGGGACTTTTACAACTTCAACAAGGCAATCAACAAATACGGAATGGAGTCGGGCATAGTCAAAGTGATCCCTCCTACCCAATGGGTGCTGCGAGTGCAGAAATGTTACACCGAGAGCAATTTGGGGCAAGTGTCCATTCAGAACCCGATAGTGCAGAGCATCAACACGAATGCGCCAGGGATATACCAACTGCAGAATATAGAGCGATACAAAAAGTATTCCATATTCCAATGGCGGGAAATGGCCAAGACACGCCAGCCGCCACGACGGAAGCAGAGGAGCGACAAGCCAGAAGTTGGGCATGGGCATGCGAAACGCATTCCATTCTACAACATCAACACGAGTGAGTACACTGATGAACGATGTAAGGAACTTGAGACTAATTACTGGAGGTCATTGTCGTACTCGGAGCCGATGTATGGAGCAGACACTATGGGGACTGTTTTCGACAAATCGATAACAGTGTGGAATGTGGCACATCTACCGAACTTGCTTGATCTAATGGAGGAGAAACTACCAGGGGTGAACCAGGCATATTTGTATGCGGGGTTGTGGAAGGCGTCGTTTGCATGGCACTTGGAAGACCAAGACTTGTAcctgataaattatttacatTTTGGAGCACCAAAACAATGGTACCTGATACCACAAAGCCAGCACAAAGAGTTTTATGCATTGATGGTTGATCTATTCCGGGATGAGTTCAAGCAGTGCCGTGAATTTCTTAGACACAAAACGTTTATGGTGTCGCCTGCATATCTTGAAAAACATGGTATTAAAGTGAACCACACGATACACCGAGAGGGCGAGTTTATGATCACATACCCGTATGGGTACCATGCCGGGTTCAACTACGACTACAACTTGGCGGAGTCGGTGAACTTTGCGTTGGACGATTGGTTTGAGTTTGGGAAACGTACCAAAAAGTGTGAATGCATTAATGATTCTGTTGGGATAAATGTCAAACATTTGTGGGAAAAGTACTATGGCACCAAGTATGAGACAGCaaaagaggaagaagaagggcGTGGCAATAGATTCTCATCCGACTCTGATGGTTCAATAGAAGTGGTCAAGGTGGAGAAGATCCAACGCAAGTGCCGCAAGAGGAAACAAGACCATGTGGACCCTGCAAATACGAGGAGACCACACAAACAACCAGAAATCATCCCTCGTGAATGCGAGCTTTGTCCCAACACCcttcaacaaacaaaatacTCCCATTCATCCTTGTTTGAATTGTTGGAAGCTGATGTGAATGGTGCAACACCTAGGACGGCACGTCGAGTGCATAAAATATGTGCCAGTATGTTTCCCCATCAACTCAAGTGTAACTGCAAAACTAACACAGTGCATGGGTTAGACAATATTACAAAGAACCAGAAGAAACTACGTTGTGGTGTTTGTCGTCAAAGCAACATGGGTGCATGCTTCCAATGCAGCTACGAGAAATGCACCCGAGCATTCCATGGAACTTGTGGATTGGTCGATGGTGTACAGTACGATTTCAACTCAGGAGAAGCATTCTGTAAATTCCACTGCCAATCCTCCACATCACTAGAATTTAGAGTTGGGATGTATGTGCAGTTTTTGTTCAACCACAGAGTATATTTTGGTCAACTAGTCAGTTTAGGTGAAGGGGATGTAGAAATTGAGGTATATCCTTCTGCTAaagatattattgaaatacCAATGACAAGTATAATTAATGTTGTATAA
- a CDS encoding uncharacterized protein (conserved hypothetical protein;~possibly fungus-specific), with translation MSTQRTTRKATHEQISKSRVVNASILTFLTVLIFLILLYHLVWAVQVMMYQPYGNLLNNIVYGPGTLIANAGLSSKLIKYINEKLVEDKIEADYKKYI, from the coding sequence ATGTCAACACAAAGAACCACCCGAAAAGCTACCCACGAACAGATCTCCAAGTCCAGAGTGGTGAATGCATCTATCTTGACATTTTTGACTGTACTCATTTTCCTCATATTGTTGTATCATTTGGTGTGGGCTGTGCAAGTTATGATGTACCAACCATATGGTAACCTTCTCAACAACATAGTCTATGGACCTGGGACGTTGATTGCCAATGCAGGACTAAGTtcaaaattgatcaaatatATCAACGAAAAGTTGGTCGAAGATAAAATAGAGGCAGACTACAAGAAATATATATGA
- a CDS encoding autophagy-related protein, putative (Similar to S. cerevisiae VPS30) — protein sequence MSNNQVFECQKCDTPLNLDQSLLNLNESQLKLLVSQKKYKLFRKANSQILKDLDPQDYISQDRLEMYQSITNQEPINHRNYFESEDDEDDEEDEYEGEGHNQQRKLRDSEFSSDSNSYLVLNESDEFEENSKKSQDGDEAGSQSTDERNDFRMSTRIKTLNKIFAILSNNQEIDHPLSEDCAKLLIENYQLKFDQSQKEKETYLSFLRKLKDKDSQLDLYNEDDENNEIVNPDLLHQDLDQKLYQSIQEFQKLTVLEKENLKELKKLEQTKTELEAQLSDYEQELDNLRNNGLNSVLRLKNNLQLELNEKNKKLEQSKAAYDVQLDHIDKLRNLNIYTRIFHISCDSQDKFSTINGFRLGHKIIWPEINAALGQIVLLLVFIIKRLKLDLKNYKLVPMGSQSQIIKFNTKDSIDGTTKSKTVLNLYSSDEFSLGKLFNFNKLDVAMIALLDIVKLIEAKVTSIDQEIELPYKIKDDTIGGKSIRVTSNSEWTSSCKFLLTNLNWILAFVSAHTSSEEAS from the coding sequence atGTCAAATAATCAAGTTTTTGAGTGCCAAAAGTGTGATACTCCATTGAATTTAGATCAGAGTTTATTAAATCTAAATGAATCACAActaaaattattagttagccaaaagaaatataaacTATTCAGAAAGGCAAATTCACAAATCTTGAAAGATTTGGATCCACAAGACTATATCTCTCAAGATAGACTCGAGATGTATCAAAGCATTACCAACCAAGAACCCATTAACCACCgaaattattttgaaagtgaagatgatgaagatgacgaGGAAGATGAATATGAAGGTGAAGGTCATAATCAGCAACGAAAGCTCCGTGACTCTGAATTTAGTTCTGATTCTAATTCCTATTTAGTGCTCAATGAGTCGGATGAATTCGAAGAAAATTCAAAGAAAAGTCAAGATGGAGATGAAGCTGGCAGTCAATCTACTGATGAGAGAAATGATTTCCGAATGTCCACTCGAATAAAaacattaaataaaatatttgcAATATTATCCAACAACCAAGAAATTGATCATCCATTGTCAGAGGATTGTgctaaattattaattgaaaactatcaattgaaatttgatCAGAGTCAGAAGGAGAAAGAGAcatatttatcatttttaagGAAATTGAAGGATAAAGATAGTCAATTAGACTTATacaatgaagatgatgaaaataacGAAATAGTGAATCCTGATTTATTACATCAAGATTTGGatcaaaaattatatcaatcaattcaagaATTCCAAAAATTGACTGTTttagaaaaagagaatttaAAAGAGTTGAAAAAACTAGAACAAACTAAAACCGAATTAGAAGCTCAACTTTCTGATTATGAGCAAGAACTTGATAACCTTCGAAACAATGGCTTAAATTCTGTTTTAAGgttgaaaaacaatttgcaattggaattaaatgagaaaaataagaaattgGAGCAATCTAAAGCAGCTTATGATGTTCAATTGGATCacattgataaattacGAAATcttaatatatatactaGGATATTTCATATATCTTGTGATAGTCAAGATAAATTTTCTACTATAAATGGGTTCAGATTGGGTCACAAAATAATATGGCCAGAAATTAATGCTGCATTAGGCCAaatagtattattattggtatttataataaagcgattgaaattggatttgaagaattataaattagTACCTATGGGATCTCAAtctcaaataataaaattcaaTACCAAAGATTCTATAGATGGAACtaccaaatcaaaaaccgtcttaaatttatattcatCCGATGAATTTTCATTAGggaaattatttaattttaacaaattaGATGTGGCCATGATAGCACTTTTAGACATTGTCAAACTAATAGAGGCAAAAGTGACATCCATTGATCAAGAAATCGAATTGCCTTATAAGATAAAAGATGATACAATAGGTGGCAAAAGCATCAGAGTCACTTCAAACTCAGAATGGACATCAAGTTGCAAGTTTTTATTGACtaatttgaattggatCCTAGCTTTTGTTAGTGCACATACAAGTAGTGAAGAAGCTTCCTGA
- a CDS encoding uncharacterized oxidoreductase, putative — protein MSLVFPKLSFKEWYQVFYGFWPSNPHFTEKDISSDTLKDKVVVITGGNSGIGYETAKLLAGSTEARIYIWARNKQKSLEAIDKIKLEVAEEYSKNVGDNLQFIQVDLSDLNSIKPAVAEFLQREHRLDIIYHNAGVMESPPDQKTKQDYQMELGVNCIGPQLLQTLLDPLFRKTAEKNPPNLSRIVWVSSTAHMFSPIGGMYLQDPEFKSVDVGLKRKYDQSKAINLIQARQWNIHYPDTNAISLSLCPGYLKTGIQRHLTGLKKMAYDLFFHDQKMGAYTLLFAGLSPEITNKNKGDHVISFGKLGLIRQDLKDDKHGKKVWDYLQDQIKSYV, from the coding sequence ATGTCTTTAGTCTTTCCCAAACTATCATTTAAAGAATGGTATCAAGTATTTTATGGATTTTGGCCAAGTAATCCTCATTTTACCGAAAAGGATATTTCTTCAGATACTTTAAAAGACAAAGTAGTTGTGATTACGGGTGGTAATAGTGGAATTGGTTATGAAACAGCTAAACTATTAGCTGGGAGTACTGAGGCACGAATTTATATATGGGCaagaaataaacaaaaatcaCTTGAAGCTATagataaaatcaaattggaaGTGGCTGAGGAATATCTGAAGAATGTTGGAgataatttacaatttattCAAGTTGATTTAAGTGATTTGAACTCAATTAAACCAGCTGTCGCAGAGTTCTTGCAACGTGAACACCGATTGGACATCATTTACCATAATGCAGGTGTTATGGAATCGCCACCCGATCAGAAGACAAAACAGGACTATCAGATGGAGTTAGGGGTGAATTGCATTGGTCCTCAATTATTGCAAACTTTACTTGATCCATTATTCAGAAAGACTGCTGAAAAGAATCCCCCAAACTTGTCAAGAATTGTTTGGGTTAGTTCAACTGCTCATATGTTTTCACCTATTGGTGGTATGTATTTACAAGACCCGGAGTTCAAATCTGTCGATGTAGGGTTGAAGAGAAAGTATGATCAAAGTAAGGCAATTAATTTGATACAAGCAAGACAATGGAATATCCATTATCCAGATACAAATGCAATAAGTCTTTCATTGTGTCCAGGATATCTAAAAACAGGAATCCAGCGACATCTCACCgggttaaaaaaaatggcatatgatttgtttttccaTGACCAGAAAATGGGGGCCTATACTTTACTCTTTGCTGGATTGTCTCCTGAAATAACGaataaaaacaaaggaGATCATGTCATATCATTTGGGAAATTGGGGTTGATTCGACAAGACTTGAAAGACGATAAGCATGGGAAGAAGGTATGGGACTATTTACAGGATCAAATTAAACTGTACGTATAA
- a CDS encoding tRNA-splicing endonuclease subunit, putative (Similar to S. cerevisiae SEN2), which yields MGKKNNKLLNKIYSQPLPITLTSSKYNVSLPNLYPHNPISWIWYMIRYCQINIVYQVPELDNPPLSVIYENQIFKVIDPESMLKLWRQGFFGKGILSRSEPTWEKRTITRLNLDKANSGKDLAMEDITKKRREERKFFKLERARFQELELKKRQGIITEKEVDEMNKLESQLTELRKTQVRFDKSENGEVNEVHIRDEDEDIITENGELLPLEFLQLQEVEAFFLKFALQRVDIVNVDSLLDLFYKCCSHHSFSAIPTSNNQFVIEYIAYHYFRTNGWCVRSGIKFGTDFLLYKRGPPFTHAEFCVLVMTKDSKYDWFQIAAKARVIGSVKKTFVLCYIDYPTQEEFDHILQKQHEKDIDHGLLLKELLNKYKISEVIYKRWNPSRTRD from the coding sequence ATgggtaaaaaaaataacaaacttttaaataaaatatatagTCAACCATTACCAATTACGTTAACTTCTAGCAAGTATAATGTTTCACTACCCAACTTGTATCCCCATAATCCAATTTCATGGATTTGGTATATGATAAGGTATTGTCAAATAAATATAGTTTATCAAGTACCAGAATTAGACAATCCACCTCTCTCTGTGATTTACGagaatcaaattttcaaagtCATTGATCCCGAATCCATGCTCAAATTATGGAGACAAGGTTTCTTTGGGAAGGGAATATTATCCAGATCTGAACCAACATGGGAGAAACGTACAATCACCAGGTTGAATTTAGATAAAGCCAATAGTGGTAAAGATTTGGCAATGGAAGACATTACTAAAAAGAGACGTGAAGAGCGAaagtttttcaaattggaGCGTGCTAGATTTcaagaattagaattgaagaaaagaCAGGGTATAATTACTGAGAAGGAGGTGGATGAAATGAACAAGTTAGAATCTCAATTGACTGAATTACGGAAAACTCAAGTTAGATTTGATAAACTGGAAAATGGTGAGGTAAATGAAGTTCATATCAGAGACGAGGATGAGGACATAATAACTGAAAATGGGGAATTGTTGCCCTTGGAGTTTTTACAATTGCAAGAAGTTGAAGCATTCTTTTTAAAGTTTGCTTTGCAAAGAGTTGATATCGTTAATGTTGATTCACTTTTAGATTTATTCTATAAATGCTGTTCACACCATAGCTTTTCGGCCATTCCTACTTCAAATAACCAATTCGTTATTGAATACATTGCATATCATTATTTCCGAACTAATGGTTGGTGTGTTCGGTCAGGTATCAAATTTGGTACAGACTTCTTACTATACAAGCGTGGTCCTCCGTTTACACATGCAGAATTTTGTGTTTTGGTCATGACAAAGGATTCTAAATACGATTGGTTCCAGATTGCTGCTAAAGCCAGAGTCATAGGAAGTGTGAAAAAAACATTTGTTCTATGCTATATAGATTATCCAACtcaagaagaatttgatcATATATTGCAGAAACAGCAtgaaaaagatattgaccatggtttattgttgaaagaattactaaacaaatacaaaatttCGGAAGTAATTTATAAACGTTGGAATCCTAGCCGGACTAGAGATTGA
- a CDS encoding transcriptional regulator complex subunit, putative (Similar to S. cerevisiae BUR6;~In S. cerevisiae: subunit of a heterodimeric NC2 transcription regulator complex with Ncb2p; complex binds to TBP and can repress transcription by preventing preinitiation complex assembly or stimulate activated transcription): MSNLQDLINHDDDGDYLPSPSPPQQQPQHASSSESKASTTEDLPDSITQEHILTSFEKIKTHFPAARIKKIMQSDEEIGKVAQATPVIVGRALEIFMANLVEVSLLEAKKQGVKRITASHVKSAIENTEQFDFLVEAVEKYPSLKN; the protein is encoded by the coding sequence ATGTCAAATTTACAGGATTTAATAAACcacgatgatgatggtgattACCTACCATCCCCATCtccaccacaacaacagccACAACACGCAAGTTCTCTGGAACTGAAAGCTTCTACTACTGAAGATTTACCTGATTCAATAACTCAAGAACATATATTGAcaagttttgaaaaaataaaaactcATTTCCCGGCTGCAAggattaaaaaaattatgcAAAGcgatgaagaaattggaaaagTTGCTCAAGCTACACCGGTTATAGTTGGTAGAGCATTAGAAATATTTATGGCCAACTTAGTTGAAGTGTCATTATTAGAAGCCAAAAAACAAGGGGTCAAAAGAATCACTGCTTCACATGTTAAATCGGCAATTGAAAACACtgaacaatttgattttttggtGGAAGctgttgaaaaatatccatctttgaaaaattga
- a CDS encoding uncharacterized protein (conserved hypothetical protein) codes for MVQNKSNLSLANRRQSSFFRQLPPAEPDIYYVGVDVGTGSARACLIDTNGIILGLAERPIKRQELQANYITQNSTEIWDAICYCVRSCLRDSGVQPEDVFGIGFDATCSLVAISESTDQPVSVGPNFNNDKENIILWMDHRAVDETNAINATDDKCLKYVGGQMSIEMELPKMKWLKHHKPGGIKDCKFYDLADYLVHKATGTETRSYCSVVCKQGFVPIGVEGSETGWSEDFLLSVDMPELVEDDFRRLGGIPGKNGKYLTAGDAVGKLTPESAEELGLTSECIVGSPVIDAYAGWVGTVAAKADIPALQEEDAHSDGSIGTACGRLAAVAGTSTCHIAMTKEPCFVQGVWGPYKNVMAEGYWLAEGGQSITGQLLAHVLAIHPANHDLIRSAEQSNISKFEYLNSILEGLVNDKNERSVVSLAKHMFFYGDFHGNRSPIADPRMKASIIGQSMDNSLEDLAIQYFGACEFIAQQTRQIIEEMEKSGHKISCIFMSGGQSRNGLLMRLLADCTGLPVIIPRYIDAAVVFGASLLGAVAAEDAVAEHCRDKTRSRRSSSFLGKGSHTNLKDRGSISPYTAPSATSTTNLSMLAYAESHQGPAQLTPMNEETDYFNQTVQQKGGAAADSRNSAIKSDDESDDDTTLSFGSKQQTQKGLSQKLASLNLKPLTAATTKPNAPGAALWKVMKKMTGPGKVIYPHPDDNPERRLLDVKYKIFLEQCYSQRKFRDMVDKIELENAKLAQKH; via the coding sequence ATGGTACAGAATAAGTCGAATTTAAGTCTTGCCAATAGAAGGCAATCATCATTCTTTCGTCAATTACCACCAGCAGAACCAGATATTTATTATGTTGGGGTTGATGTTGGTACTGGGTCAGCCCGGGCTTGTTTAATTGACACAAATGGGATTATTTTGGGATTGGCAGAACGTCCAATTAAACGTCAAGAATTACAAGCAAATTATATCACTCAAAATTCTACGGAAATTTGGGATGCTATTTGTTATTGTGTTAGATCTTGTCTTAGAGACTCTGGAGTACAACCAGAAGATGTCTTTGGTATAGGTTTTGATGCTACATGTTCCTTAGTGGCAATTTCTGAACTGACCGATCAACCAGTTTCTGTTGGCCCCAACTTTAACAATGATAAGGagaatattattttatgGATGGATCACCGTGCTGTTGACGAGACCAATGCAATTAATGCTACTGACGATAAATGCTTGAAATATGTCGGTGGACAAATGTCAATTGAGATGGAATTGCCTAAAATGAAGTGGTTGAAACATCACAAACCTGGTGGAATTAAAGATTGTAAATTCTATGATTTGGCTGATTATTTGGTTCACAAGGCAACTGGTACTGAAACTAGAAGTTACTGTTCTGTTGTTTGTAAACAAGGGTTTGTGCCAATTGGTGTTGAAGGCAGTGAAACTGGTTGGTCTGAAGATTTCTTATTGTCAGTAGATATGCCTGAGTTGGTTGAAGACGATTTCAGAAGATTAGGTGGTATTCCTGGGAAAAACGGTAAATATTTGACTGCTGGTGATGCCGTTGGGAAATTGACTCCTGAATCTGCTGAGGAATTGGGTTTAACCTCAGAATGTATTGTCGGATCTCCTGTTATTGATGCTTATGCCGGATGGGTTGGTACAGTTGCCGCTAAAGCCGATATTCCTGCATTACAAGAGGAAGATGCTCATTCTGATGGATCAATTGGAACTGCCTGTGGCAGATTGGCTGCTGTTGCTGGGACTTCCACGTGCCATATAGCCATGACGAAAGAGCCCTGTTTTGTTCAAGGTGTTTGGGGTCCATATAAGAATGTGATGGCTGAGGGTTATTGGTTGGCAGAAGGTGGCCAATCTATTACAGGTCAATTGCTTGCTCATGTGTTAGCTATCCACCCAGCTAACCATGACTTGATAAGAAGTGCAGAACAATCCaatatttccaaatttgAGTATTTGAATTCGATTTTAGAAGGATTAGTCAATGATAAGAATGAAAGATCTGTCGTATCTTTGGCCAAGCACATGTTTTTCTATGGAGATTTCCATGGTAACAGATCCCCGATTGCTGATCCAAGAATGAAGGCAAGCATTATTGGGCAATCAATGGATAACTCATTAGAAGATTTGgcaattcaatattttggtgCTTGTGAATTTATTGCTCAACAGACAAGACAAATTATTGAAGAGATGGAAAAGTCTGGCCACAAGATTTCATGTATCTTCATGAGTGGTGGTCAAAGTAGAAATGGTTTATTGATGAGATTATTAGCTGATTGTACCGGGTTACCAGTTATTATTCCAAGATACATAGATGCTGCAGTTGTTTTTGGTGCCTCGTTATTGGGAGCTGTCGCCGCAGAAGATGCAGTTGCTGAACATTGCAGAGATAAAACGAGGTCAAGAAgatcttcttcatttttagGTAAAGGTTCTCACACCAACTTGAAAGACAGAGGCTCAATTTCTCCATACACTGCCCCATCTGCTACTTCAACCACCAATTTAAGCATGTTAGCTTATGCAGAATCTCACCAAGGGCCAGCTCAATTGACACCAATGAATGAGGAAACTGATTACTTTAATCAAACTGTTCAACAAAAAGGGGGAGCAGCAGCTGATTCCCGCAATTCGGCTATCAAGAGTGATGACGAGTCTGATGATGACACCACATTATCATTTGGTtctaaacaacaaacacaaaaaGGGCTTTCACAAAAGTTGGCaagtttgaatttgaaaccaTTAACTGCTGCCACCACCAAGCCCAATGCTCCTGGGGCTGCATTGTGGAAGGTTATGAAAAAGATGACTGGTCCTGGTAAAGTTATTTATCCTCATCCTGATGATAATCCTGAACGTAGATTATTGGATGTCAAATATAAGATTTTCTTGGAACAATGTTATAGTCAAAGGAAATTCAGAGATATGGTTGATAAAATCGAATTAGAAAATGCAAAGCTTGCCCAAAAACATTAA